aaatcacattttaggctttctagaataaattctcatttatgggttaattagccgttaattaaccgtgTCTTACATtttacccacctaattgggaattttgcccacaaaattcaaatgcaattacctgagaataaatgcggataatccgttcgcatctccgactcgagttcccaagtgtgttcctcaacactgCCTCGACTCCaagccactttgactaatgaaacctcttttNNNNNNNNNNNNNNNNNNNNNNNNNNNNNNNNNNNNNNNNNNNNNNNNNNNNNNNNNNNNNNNNNNNNNNNNNNNNNNNNNNNNNNNNNNNNNNNNNNNNNNNNNNNNNNNNNNNNNNNNNNNNNNNNNNNNNNNNNNNNNNNNNNNNNNNNNNNNNNNNNNNNNNNNNNNNNNNNNNNNNNNNNNNNNNNNNNNNNNNNNNNNNNNNNNNNNNNNNNNNNNNNNNNNNNNNNNNNNNNNNNNNNNNNNNNNNNNNNNNNNNNNNNNNNNNNNNNNNNNNNNNNNNNNNNNNNNNNNNNNNNNNNNNNNNNNNNNNNNNNNNNNNNNNNNNNNNNNNNNNNNNNNNNNNNNNNNNNNNNNNNNNNNNNNNNNNNNNNNNNNNNNNNNNNNNNNNNNNNNNNNNNNNNNNNNNNNNNNNNNNNNNNNNNNNNNNNNNNNNNNNNNNNNNNNNNNNNNNNNNNNNNNNNNNNNNNNNNNNNNNNNNNNNNNNNNNNNNNNNNNNNNNNNNNNNNNNNNNNNNNNNNNNNNNNNNNNNNNNNNNNNNNNNNNNNNNNNNNNNNNNNNNNNNNNNNNNNNNNNNNNNNNNNNNNNNNNNNNNNNNNNNNNNNNNNNNNNNNNNNNNNNNNNNNNNNNNNNNNNNNNNNNNNNNNNNNNNNNNNNNNNNNNNNNNNNNNNNNNNNNNNNNNNNNNNNNNNNNNNNNNNNNNNNNNNNNNNNNNNNNNNNNNNNNNNNNNNNNNNNNNNNNNNNNNNNNNNNNNNNNNNNNNNNNNNNNNNNNNNNNNNNNNNNNNNNNNNNNNNNNNNNNNNNNNNNNNNNNNNNNNNNNNNNNNNNNNNNNNNNNNNNNNNNNNNNNNNNNNNNNNNNNNNNNNNNNNNNNNNNNNNNNNNNNNNNNNNNNNNNNNNNNNNNNNNNNNNNNNNNNNNNNNNNNNNNNNNNNNNNNNNNNNNNNNNNNNNNNNNNNNNNNNNNNNNNNNNNNNNNNNNNNNNNNNNNNNNNNNNNNNNNNNNNNNNNNNNNNNNNNNNNNNNNNNNNNNNNNNNNNNNNNNNNNNNNNNNtgggattgaatgactgtgacgagcttcaaactcctgaaggttgggcgttagtgacagacgcaaaagaatcactggattctattccaacctgattaagaaccacatatgattagccgtgctgtgacagagcataggaacgttttcactgagaggatgggatgtagccattgacaacggtgatgccctacatacagcttgccatggaaaggagtaagaaggataggatgaatgtaataagaaagtagagattcaagaggagcacaacatctccatacgcctatctgaaatttccactattgatttacataagtatctctatccattttattttctgtttatttttattaatcatatttgattttctaaattccataattttatcctcctgactgggatttacaagatgaccatagcttgcttcataccaacaatctctgtgggatcgacccttactcacgtaaggtattacttggacgacccagtacacttgctggttagttgaacggagttgtgtccacacataagtgccataataaggattccatacaacaacaaagaatactacattgatgtgatcacaatttcgtccaccagtaaccttaaggaaaacatggtctccttcctcaaattctaagggctttcgcctctaATCGGCGTAACTCTTCTGGCGACTCTacgccgtaagcatcctatcacggatttttttgacttgttcagtggtcTCAGCTATCTTTTTCGGCCCCAACAATCCTTTCtccccagcttcataccaacatagcggagattgacatttcctcccatacaaggcctcatacagagccattccgatgctcgcatggtaactattattgtatgcaaactgcACTAacggcatataccgatcccaactcgccggttggtccaaaacacaagctctcaacatatcctctagtgtttggatcgtcctctcggattgaccatctgtttgaggatggtaaacCGTGCTCAAGCTTAgacgggttccaaaagctttctgaaatgcacctcaaaaccttgaagtgaaacaaggatctctatcagagattatagtagtaGGTACACCAtaaagtctcacaatctcctttatgtatgaccgtgctagctcctcaagggtgtaagtcatacgaatgggtaaaaagtgagctgacttcgtcagtcggtccacaatcacccagacagcatcaaaaccagctctagtccttggcaatcctgacacaaagtccattgcaatactttcccacttccattgtggaatctctaaaggttgcaacatcccggcaggtctttgatgttcaatctttaccttttgacaagttaagcacttagAAACATATTTTGCCACATCATTTTTCATACCaggccaccaaaacatcgcctttaaatcatggtacatcttagtacttcccgggtgaatggagaatctgctTTTGTGTGCCTCTTTTAAGATgtcttgcctcaaagtgccaacatccgacacaatgatcctacccttaaatctccataacccatctttttcttccgaaaCTCTCCACTGTTTCCCTTGTTCAATGGCCGGTAACACTTTTGATAACGCGTCATCATTCTCATGAGCCTtcaggagttcggacttaaagtcactcGAGATCTGTAATCGACTCAAACACAGAGTCCCAGACACTTCTTGAACACCAATTTTTAGACTCTCAAACTCTTTGAGCAACTTTTCTTCTTGAAGTGTCATCCAAGCAGCATACAGTGACTTTCGACTCaacgcatccgccactacattcgcctttcccggatggtaattcaactcaaagtcgtagtcctttaacaattccatccaccttctctgcctcatattaagctctttctgatcgaagaggtacttcaagctcttatgatcagagaaaacttggaacttaaccccatagaggtaatgcctccacaccttcaagacaaacacaaccgcagcaaGCTCCAAATCGTGTGTAGGGTAATTAACTTCATAcggtctcaactgtcgtgaggcatacgccaccatattatgatgctgcatcagcacgcaccctagaccctttaatgaggcatcacagtacacctcaaatggctcgttcagctcaggtaacactaacacaggggcagtggtcaactttttcttcaatgcctgaaagctctcctcgcactcagaagtccaaacaaacggagtgtctttgcgggttaactttgtcatcgGCAAAGCTATttgtgaaaagcccttgataaaccttcggtaatagctaGCTAAACCTAGAAAACTCCTTATTTctgttacggtggttggttgcttccaattcatcacagcctccaccttagttggatctacgacTATTTCCTTCTTACTCACCCGTGACCCAAAagcttcacctcactcttccaaaactcacacttagacagtttcGCATAGAGTTtattctcctttagaatctgcaacacggtcctcaagtgttctgcATGTTCTTCCTCAATCTTGGAAtgaatcagtatgtcatcaatgaagacaacaacgaatttatccagaaacggacggaaaactctattcatgtaatccataaacactgcaGGAGCGTTCGTCAATCCAAAAGatattacagtgtactcgtaatgaccataacgagtcctaaaagttgtcttagggatatcctcacccctcacccttatctggtgataaccggatcgcaaatcgatcttggagaaaactccagctccttgcaactgatccatgagatcatcatttctcggcaatgggtacttattctttattgtgaccttgttcagctgcctgtaatccacacagagccgcatactcccatctttcttctttaccagtagcactggcgcaccccacggagagacgcttggtcgtataaaattcttacccaacaattcctctaactgagactttagcttgtCTATCTCCAATGGTGACAttctataaggagcacttgagattggtcccgccccaggcaccaattcaatagcaaactcaacctctcggttaggtggaaacttaTTAATGtcatcgggaaacacttccagaaactcacacacaaccgaaATTTGTTCCaatctttgatcatcacccgaaacacctGCGGTTAATAACATAATACCCTGACGTTCGGTTCCGGAATAGTttaccatcatcgaattcaagtaataattattcaccacgaccggtCCTTCTGTATCCTctggcataaagtacaccgactttgtagaacaatcaagcaggacaTGGTTCTCAGATAGCCAGTttaatcccaagataagatcaagaccgatcatcggcaagcagactaaattatgaacaaaatcacgctgcttgaacctaaaagAAACTTttgggcatcctagcctagttaccatggcttcatgggtagcattatacactTTTAGGTCCTAACCTAAGGTTAtaatcttcaatcctaactcatgggttttctcaaatgcaatgaatgaatgcgatgctcctgaatcaaataaagcatttaaagtttgaccagccatttcacaattacctcgaatgagtgtctcagatccctcggCACCTATAGCTGAGGTAGTGAACActcgaccagtctgttgtgctttcccAGTACCTAATTTCTGTTTCTCCGGACAGTTGGCGGCcttatgccccgcctttccacaattgtagcacaaaccccatccggccttgtacggggctcccggatggtgactcccacatcTAGCACAAGCTTgttcattctgaggctgctttcCATACCtcttcccttgggagttgttgttgatGGGTCTTCTGGAAGAGCCTTCCCTCTTGAAAGgtggacctctaggtgcaaagctcttccctctgTTATGTGGAAATGAACCTTTGAGACTCCCTCTCTCAGCAGCTgcctttttcacacactcttcagcaactcTACACTTGTTCACCAATTCGGAGAAAGTtctgatctccattggtcccactgagcTGAAGATATCACTCCAGAGTCCTCCTTCaaacttaacacacttccattcctcatattccaccggagtcccttggcacatacgagagaacctgaacagttcttcaaacttgtcagtatactcagatacggacatGGTGCCCTGCTTCAGCTGCAGTAACTCAAGTTCTTTAGCCGTCCTGGCAGAAGTCGGagagtacttcttatagaactcctctttGAAGACATTCCAGGTGAcatagtcatcaccctgctgtagaagacgtcggatacccTGCCACCAATGCGAGGCCTCACCAGTGAGCAAATATGTggcaaactcgacacgctgccCTTCAGGCACCACTTGTGTTTGTAGTGCTCGCtccatagcctgaaaccatgtatcagcctcagtcgggctagtagttcccttgaacttaggcggattaaccttcaaaaagtttgccagtgtcatcgggccctgagctctacctccatcattaccatggttgttcatctgttgaccaagagccttagcagtggcttgcatagcagcagccatattctcGAATGCCGTCATAAAGTTCACAGGGTCgttagggttattctccggcACACGAGCATTAGTACGACCTCTCCCACGGACTCTACCGCATCCACGAGGTGCCATCTggtccctatacacaccaaacaatcgatattaagttgatcagtctcaatatcggaagtctagtgcttcaaagtcccaaatgcatgctcatgaacgtttatgccaattatatcaagcagatataataatagcacataacacacacagagagaatgcacagaagcatagtcagaccattcctcaggctctacaggaacgaactgctctgataccataatgtaacaccctaccatatagagtcttatgcttaagtcataattcagagatggcaaggcattacgacctctaaaataaaaatttagtacatatagtagtatgaatgattgattataactaggagccttgtagaaaaaaggggggaaacaaaaatcgcaactcgaaagagcaacactccgatcgataacgtaacgaacaagggataaaccaacgcgagataatatatatacaaaggagtgtcaagaACAgaaatatcaagactcaaaatccggttgcgaagataacgcataacaatatatacatatgataaaataagggaaaccccaaggaaacccaaagggacacaaaatacagaaaacctattctccaaaatctcctataagaggagtcatcacagtttgtattatttaatggagataaaagtatctaagcaaaacatataaaccaaaaacagagtcccgagaataaaggatcttcgctaatccagaagtctccaacATGCCTCaacgagaaacctcacgtcccgcatctgaaaaccacaaaatccgcatgggtgagaaccagaggtcctcagcatggtaacagcttccacatatataatacataataatataggaaagccgaaggcaatcctagaacttcctccagataaatcaaagcttatatataagctaaaccataaaagggcatctgactaaagattcttcagtctaagtaatacttccctttccaattccttcagacctcccaatcACCAACAGGAGTATAAAATatcaaacacagttatatcagacaagagatatacaaataggaataaataagacatttagacaattagcaagtaatatgtagtcaaataggcaatctcaaacaattcatatagtatgcatatgatgaatgcctgtccctagtggctaatgatatcatctgtcggttatagagccaacccgacaagtcctggtagctaaccattggactgtccatctgtcacgcatccccaactcgagttatactcatcataaacttgatcataatcatgatctatatccatcaccttcactggtgaatatttacgggggcgagctcatccgggtctttcacaatGTTTgaccacacttatgacatagggtcaaaagagcttcgagtctcaacctggagcacgtggtggctagccactgcttcctcccagggaaactctcatcttcaacagtggaagtgcaactttcacaattcattcaacagcatatatgcatttatacatagccataatcattgctccgccgtaacacggcaataatctagccatccggctcacggttaaatccataaccagccaatattcatagcatacacagctattccggctcacggttcaatccagaaccagccaattcataaacaattacggccctccggccaatggcataacaagcacttccaccaccatcctccacatctcacataatcatcaatgatcctcattgattattcattttcccttgcttcactcgcaagttaccacatccactagctccttctctcatagctaggcatatcataatgatttaagacataaatggtgagatcggaggcttagaagtatgaaatttggctttcaaaactcaaaaatcaactttgggatgaaaacagggccacgcgtacgcgcactccacgcgcacgcgtggatggccacaaatctcatcgacgcgtatgcgtcatgcacgctaacgcgtggattgaaaattagccaatcgacgcacacgcgtcaaccacgcataTGAGTGGGTGCTCTCGTGTCCCAGGCACAAAACTAGCACAGTTCAGGCACAaccctctggaaaatggctgggcaggctggagtagaatccattgatccttttgcgtctgtcactaacgcccagtcctcaggagtttgaagcacgtcacagtcatttaatcccggaatcctactcggaataccacagacaaggtttagaccttccggattctcatgaatgccgccatcaatccagcttataccacgaagattctgttggggaatctaagagatattcattcaatctgatgtagaatNNNNNNNNNNNNNNNNNNNNNNNNNNNNNNNNNNNNNNNNNNNNNNNNNNNNNNNNNNNNNNNNNNNNNNNNNNNNNNNNNNNNNNNNNNNNNNNNNNNNNNNNNNNNNNNNNNNNNNNNNNNNNNNNNNNNNNNNNNNNNNNNNNNNNNNNNNNNNNNNNNNNNNNNNNNNNNNNNNNNNNNNNNNNNNNNNNNNNNNNNNNNNNNNNNNNNNNNNNNNNNNNNNNNNNNNNNNNNNNNNNNNNNNNNNNNNNNNNNNNNNNNNNNNNNNNNNNNNNNNNNNNNNNNNNNNNNNNNNNNNNNNNNNNNNNNNNNNNNNNNNNNNNNNNNNNNNNNNNNNNNgttatgacgtgttttgggcgttcaactccggataatgacgtttttctggcgtttaactccagacagcagcatgtacttggcgttcaacgccaagttacgtcgtctatcttcgcgcaaagtatggactattatatattgctggaaagccctggatgtctactttccaacgccgttgagaacgcgctaattggactcctgtagctccagaaaatctattttgagtgcaggaaggtcaggatccaacagcatcagcagtcctttttcagcctaagtcagatttttgctcaactccctcaatttcagccagaaaatacctgaaatcacagaaaaatacacacactcatagtgaagtccagaaatatgatttttgcctaaaaactaatatttttctactaaaaactaactaaaacatgctaaaatctacatgaaattacccccaaaaagcgtataaaatatccgctcatcacaacaccaaacttaaactgttgcttgtcctcaagcaactagatgaataaaagaggataaaaagaaatcaagaagcaataatatctcagagttttaagtgaagctcagattctaattagatgagcggggctagtagctttttgNNNNNNNNNNNNNNNNNNNNNNNNNNNNNNNNNNNNNNNNNNNNNNNNNNNNNNNNNNNNNNNNNNNNNNNNNNNNNNNNNNNNNNNNNNNNNNNNNNNNNNNNNNNNNNNNNNNNNNNNNNNNNNNNNNNNNNNNNNNNNNNNNNNttattgactctcctagtgtagtatgttgattcttgaacacagttattttatgagtcttggccgtggccctaagcactttgtttttcagtattaccaccagatacataaatgccacagacacatgactaggtgaaccttttcagattgtgacttagctttgctaaagtccccagtcagaggtatccagagctcttaagcacactctgtttgccttggatcacgactttaaccactcagtctcaagttcgCAACTtgaacctgcatgccacaagcacatggttagggacagcttggtttagccgcttaggcctgaNNNNNNNNNNNNNNNNNNNNNNNNNNNNNNNNNNNNNNNNNNNNNNNNNNNNNNNNNNNNNNNNNNNNNNNNNNNNNNNNNNNNNNNNNNNNNNNNNNNNNNNNNNNNNNNNNNNNNNNNNNNNNNNNNTTTTTTTttgactgctttttcttgcttcaagaatcaatttcatgatttttcagattaccaataatatttttcgtgttcctcatcctttcaggagacaatattcatcaaattcaaagtacatattatgcactgttcaagcattcattcagagaacaaaaagtattgccaccacatatgattaattataatttttattattaagaactcgaaaaatatagattacttctttattctaaaaaaaaatctactactttattcatgcctgatgatgatgagaaaaataaattatagcttaattgaaaataaaatcaaaatagacatactaattactactaaatatctcctaaggtgaatttttataataatactatcactaagctaaagcagaaaaattggaactcagcaacctgttgttttgaggagtaagtgttcctctaatctgtggggtgttgttcaaggatt
The Arachis duranensis cultivar V14167 chromosome 5, aradu.V14167.gnm2.J7QH, whole genome shotgun sequence genome window above contains:
- the LOC127747649 gene encoding uncharacterized protein LOC127747649; translated protein: MERALQTQVVPEGQRVEFATYLLTGEASHWWQGIRRLLQQGDDYVTWNVFKEEFYKKYSPTSARTAKELELLQLKQGTMSVSDSVGPMEIRTFSELVNKCRVAEECVKKAAAERGSLKGSFPHNRGKSFAPRGPPFKREGSSRRPINNNSQGKRYGKQPQNEQACARCGKDTEGPVVVNNYYLNSMMVNYSGTERQGIMLLTAGVSGDDQRLEQISVVCEFLEVFPDDINKFPPNREIEEEHAEHLRTVLQILKENKLYAKLSKCEFWKSEVKLLGHG